The following coding sequences are from one Streptococcus sp. NPS 308 window:
- the comGC gene encoding competence type IV pilus major pilin ComGC produces MNKLMTKLKKAKVQAFTLVEMLVVLLIISVLLLLFVPNLTKQKDAVDDKGKAAVVKVVESQAELYRLDKNDDATLSKLQADGRITAEQAKAYKDYHAKQKTSQTVAD; encoded by the coding sequence ATGAACAAACTCATGACAAAATTAAAAAAAGCCAAAGTTCAAGCTTTCACTCTGGTAGAGATGTTAGTCGTCTTGCTCATCATCAGCGTTCTTCTCTTGCTCTTTGTACCCAATTTGACCAAGCAAAAGGATGCCGTAGATGACAAAGGAAAAGCTGCTGTTGTCAAGGTGGTGGAAAGTCAGGCAGAACTTTATCGTTTGGATAAAAATGATGATGCTACCCTCAGCAAATTACAAGCGGACGGTCGTATCACAGCTGAGCAAGCCAAAGCTTATAAAGACTACCATGCAAAACAAAAAACAAGTCAAACGGTTGCAGATTAA
- the comGD gene encoding competence type IV pilus minor pilin ComGD, producing MQNKKQVKRLQIKAFTMFESLLVLGLVSILALGLSGSVQSTFAAVEEQIFFMEFEELYRETQKRSVASQQKTSLNLDGQTISNGSQKLTVPKGIQAPSGQSITFDRAGGNSSLAKVEFQTSKGAIRYQLYLGNGKIKRIKETKN from the coding sequence ATGCAAAACAAAAAACAAGTCAAACGGTTGCAGATTAAGGCCTTTACCATGTTTGAAAGTCTCTTGGTTTTAGGACTTGTGAGTATCCTTGCCTTGGGCTTATCCGGCTCTGTCCAGTCCACTTTTGCGGCGGTAGAGGAGCAGATTTTCTTTATGGAGTTTGAAGAACTCTATCGGGAAACCCAAAAACGCAGTGTAGCCAGCCAGCAAAAGACTAGTCTAAACTTGGATGGGCAGACGATTAGCAATGGCAGTCAAAAGTTGACCGTTCCTAAAGGAATTCAAGCACCATCGGGACAAAGTATCACATTTGACCGAGCTGGGGGCAATTCGTCCTTGGCTAAGGTTGAATTTCAGACCAGTAAAGGAGCGATTCGCTATCAGTTATATCTAGGAAATGGAAAAATTAAACGCATTAAGGAAACAAAAAATTAG
- the comGE gene encoding competence type IV pilus minor pilin ComGE encodes MEKLNALRKQKIRAVILLEAVVALAIFASIATLLLGQIQKNRQEEAKILQKEEVLRVAKMALQTGQNQVKINGVEIQVFSSEKGLEVYHGSEKLLDLKEQ; translated from the coding sequence ATGGAAAAATTAAACGCATTAAGGAAACAAAAAATTAGGGCAGTGATTTTACTGGAAGCAGTAGTTGCTTTAGCTATCTTTGCCAGCATTGCGACGCTTCTTTTGGGACAAATTCAGAAAAATAGGCAAGAAGAAGCAAAAATCTTACAAAAGGAAGAAGTCTTGAGGGTAGCTAAGATGGCACTGCAGACAGGTCAAAATCAGGTAAAGATAAACGGAGTTGAGATTCAGGTGTTTTCTAGTGAAAAGGGATTGGAGGTCTACCATGGTTCAGAGAAGTTACTCGACCTTAAAGAGCAGTAA
- the comGF gene encoding competence type IV pilus minor pilin ComGF, producing MVQRSYSTLKSSKVRAFTLLESLIALIVISGGLLLFQAMSQLLITEVRYQQQSEQKEWLLFVDQLEAELERSQFEKVEDNRLYMKQDGKAIAMGTFKSDDFRKTDSSGRGYQPMVYGLKSAQITEDNQLVRFRFQFQKGLEREFIYRVEKAKS from the coding sequence ATGGTTCAGAGAAGTTACTCGACCTTAAAGAGCAGTAAGGTAAGAGCTTTCACTCTTTTAGAATCTCTGATTGCCCTTATCGTCATTAGCGGTGGCTTGCTTCTCTTTCAAGCCATGAGTCAGCTCCTCATTACAGAAGTTCGCTATCAGCAACAAAGCGAGCAAAAGGAGTGGCTCTTGTTTGTGGACCAGCTAGAGGCTGAGTTAGAGCGTTCGCAGTTTGAGAAGGTGGAAGACAATCGCCTCTATATGAAGCAAGACGGCAAGGCTATCGCTATGGGCACATTCAAATCGGATGATTTTCGAAAAACCGATAGCAGTGGACGGGGTTACCAGCCGATGGTTTATGGCCTCAAATCAGCACAAATCACAGAGGATAATCAACTGGTTCGCTTTCGTTTCCAGTTTCAAAAAGGCTTAGAAAGGGAATTCATCTATCGTGTGGAAAAAGCAAAAAGTTAA
- the comGG gene encoding competence type IV pilus minor pilin ComGG produces MWKKQKVKAGVLLYAVTMAAIFSLLLQFYLNRQVAHHKDFALNKEKLAAFAMAKRSKDKAEQESGERVFNLGKVTYQNTKTGFATSVHMNKGNYEFLFPSMKAKENKTDKKQQLATDSNPKQNQKKTEDKADKKANS; encoded by the coding sequence GTGTGGAAAAAGCAAAAAGTTAAGGCAGGAGTTCTCCTATATGCGGTCACCATGGCAGCCATTTTTAGCCTTTTGTTGCAGTTTTATTTGAATCGGCAAGTTGCCCATCACAAAGACTTTGCCCTAAACAAAGAAAAGTTGGCCGCTTTTGCCATGGCCAAGCGAAGCAAAGATAAGGCTGAGCAAGAAAGTGGGGAACGAGTCTTTAACCTAGGAAAAGTCACTTATCAAAATACCAAAACAGGTTTTGCAACAAGTGTTCATATGAATAAGGGCAACTATGAATTTCTCTTTCCGTCGATGAAAGCCAAGGAAAATAAAACGGATAAAAAGCAACAGCTAGCGACTGATTCAAATCCAAAACAAAATCAGAAAAAAACAGAAGACAAGGCAGATAAGAAAGCCAATTCCTAG
- a CDS encoding class I SAM-dependent methyltransferase produces MKHDFNHKAETFDSPKNIFLANLVCQAIEKQIDFLSDKAILDFGGGTGLLALPLAKQAQSVTLVDISEKMLEQARLKAEDQEIRNLQLLEQDLLANPLDQQFDLIVVSRVLHHMPDLDATLAMFHHHLRENGQVLIADFVKTDTNHHGFELAELETKLTQFGFSSIDSQILYSAEDLFLGNYAELFLTVAQKSLAH; encoded by the coding sequence ATGAAACACGATTTTAATCACAAAGCAGAAACCTTTGATTCGCCCAAAAATATCTTTCTCGCAAACTTGGTTTGTCAAGCAATTGAAAAACAGATTGATTTTCTATCAGACAAGGCAATACTGGACTTTGGTGGTGGGACGGGTCTGTTAGCCTTGCCTCTAGCTAAGCAAGCCCAGTCGGTTACCCTTGTAGACATCTCGGAAAAAATGCTGGAGCAAGCCCGTTTGAAAGCAGAGGACCAAGAAATCAGGAATCTTCAACTCTTGGAGCAGGATTTACTGGCAAATCCCTTGGATCAGCAATTTGATCTGATTGTTGTCAGTCGGGTTCTTCATCATATGCCTGATCTAGATGCGACTCTTGCCATGTTTCACCATCATCTTAGGGAGAATGGACAGGTCCTCATTGCTGATTTTGTCAAGACAGATACCAACCACCACGGATTTGAATTGGCTGAACTAGAAACCAAGCTAACCCAGTTTGGTTTTTCGAGCATTGACAGTCAGATTCTTTACAGTGCTGAAGATCTTTTCCTAGGAAATTACGCAGAGCTCTTTTTAACTGTAGCCCAAAAATCACTCGCTCACTAA
- a CDS encoding class I SAM-dependent methyltransferase — translation MDFEKIEQAYTYLLENVQIIQSDLATNFYDALVEQNSIYLDGETELKQVKENNQALRRLALRKEEWLKTYQFLLMKAGQTEPLQANHQFTPDAIALLLVLIVEELLHKEEISILEMGSGMGILGATFLTSLAKKVDYLGVEVDDLLIDLAASMADVIGLQAGFVQGDAVRPQMLKESDVVISDLPVGYYPDDAIASRYQVASSQEHTYAHHLLMEQGLKYLKSDGYAIFMAPSDLLTSPQSDLLKDWLKDEVSLAAIIALPEDIFSTASQAKSIFVLQKKRDKETEPFVYPLTSLQDPSVLLTFKENFQNWSKGTEI, via the coding sequence ATGGATTTTGAAAAAATTGAACAAGCTTATACGTATTTACTAGAGAATGTCCAAATCATCCAAAGTGATTTGGCGACCAACTTTTATGACGCCTTGGTAGAGCAAAACAGCATTTATCTGGATGGCGAGACTGAGCTAAAGCAGGTCAAGGAGAACAATCAAGCCCTTAGGCGCTTAGCACTTCGCAAGGAAGAGTGGCTCAAGACCTACCAGTTTCTCTTGATGAAGGCAGGGCAAACGGAGCCTTTACAAGCCAATCACCAGTTTACACCGGATGCCATTGCCCTCCTCTTGGTACTTATTGTGGAAGAGTTGCTTCATAAAGAGGAAATTAGCATCCTCGAAATGGGTTCTGGCATGGGGATTCTGGGGGCTACCTTCTTGACTTCTCTTGCTAAAAAAGTGGATTACTTGGGAGTCGAAGTGGATGATTTGCTAATTGATCTGGCAGCCAGTATGGCAGATGTGATTGGTTTGCAGGCAGGTTTTGTTCAAGGTGATGCCGTTCGACCGCAAATGCTTAAAGAAAGCGATGTGGTCATCAGCGATTTGCCTGTCGGCTATTACCCAGACGATGCCATCGCTTCACGCTATCAAGTGGCTTCTAGTCAAGAACATACCTATGCCCATCATTTGCTGATGGAACAAGGTCTTAAGTACCTCAAGTCAGATGGCTATGCTATTTTTATGGCTCCGAGTGATTTGTTGACCAGTCCTCAAAGTGATTTGTTAAAAGATTGGCTCAAAGACGAAGTGAGTCTGGCTGCTATCATCGCCTTACCAGAGGATATTTTTTCAACGGCCAGTCAGGCCAAGAGTATTTTTGTCTTACAAAAGAAAAGAGACAAGGAAACAGAACCTTTTGTCTATCCTCTAACAAGTCTGCAAGATCCGTCAGTATTGTTGACCTTTAAAGAAAATTTTCAAAATTGGAGCAAAGGTACTGAAATATAA
- a CDS encoding acetate kinase produces the protein MTKTIAINAGSSSLKWQLYQMPEETVLAKGLIERIGLKDSISTVKFDDRSEKQILDIDDHTQAVKILLDDLIRFDIIKSYDEITGVGHRVVAGGEYFKESTVVEGDVLEKVEELGLLAPLHNPANAAGIRAFKELLPDITSVVVFDTSFHTTMPEKAYRYPLPTKYYTENKVRKYGAHGTSHQFVAGEAAKLLGRPLEDLKLITCHIGNGVSITAVKGGRSVDTSMGFTPLGGVMMGTRTGDIDPAIIPYLMQYTEDFNTPEDISRILNRESGLMGVSGKSSDMRDIEAAVAEGNHDAKLAYEIYVDRIQKHIGQYLAVLNGADAIIFTAGVGENAVNFRRDVISGISWFGCDVDSEKNVFGVTGDISTDAASVRVLVIPTDEELVIARDVERLKK, from the coding sequence ATGACAAAAACAATTGCAATCAATGCTGGAAGTTCGAGTTTGAAATGGCAACTATACCAAATGCCAGAAGAAACTGTATTGGCGAAAGGCTTGATTGAACGTATTGGCTTGAAGGATTCAATCTCAACTGTAAAATTTGACGACCGTTCTGAAAAACAAATTCTTGATATTGACGATCACACACAAGCCGTTAAAATTTTATTGGATGATTTGATTCGTTTCGATATCATCAAATCTTATGATGAGATTACAGGTGTTGGACACCGCGTTGTAGCTGGTGGTGAATACTTCAAGGAATCAACGGTCGTTGAGGGCGATGTTTTAGAGAAAGTCGAAGAGTTGGGACTTTTGGCTCCTCTCCACAATCCAGCCAACGCAGCAGGAATTCGTGCATTCAAGGAATTGCTTCCGGATATTACCAGCGTTGTTGTATTTGATACCTCATTCCACACAACCATGCCAGAGAAGGCTTACCGCTATCCTCTACCAACTAAATACTACACAGAGAACAAGGTTCGTAAATACGGAGCCCACGGGACAAGTCATCAGTTTGTAGCTGGAGAAGCAGCAAAACTTTTGGGACGCCCTCTAGAAGATTTGAAATTGATTACCTGCCACATCGGTAATGGTGTTTCGATTACGGCAGTTAAGGGCGGTCGTTCGGTTGACACTTCTATGGGCTTCACACCACTTGGTGGAGTGATGATGGGAACTCGTACAGGAGATATTGACCCAGCTATCATCCCTTATTTGATGCAGTATACTGAGGACTTCAACACGCCAGAAGATATCAGTCGTATTCTCAATCGTGAATCAGGACTCATGGGTGTTTCAGGCAAGTCAAGTGATATGCGTGATATCGAAGCGGCTGTAGCAGAAGGTAACCACGATGCGAAATTGGCTTATGAAATCTATGTTGACCGTATCCAAAAACATATCGGTCAATACCTTGCTGTCCTAAACGGAGCAGACGCAATCATCTTTACAGCAGGTGTTGGTGAAAATGCAGTAAATTTCCGTCGTGATGTTATTTCAGGCATCTCTTGGTTTGGATGTGATGTAGATTCAGAGAAGAACGTCTTTGGCGTAACTGGAGATATCTCAACAGATGCAGCATCTGTTCGTGTCTTGGTTATCCCAACTGATGAAGAATTAGTGATTGCGCGTGATGTGGAACGCTTGAAAAAATAA
- the rnpA gene encoding ribonuclease P protein component, with amino-acid sequence MKKNFRVKREKDFKAIFKEGTSFANRKFVVYQLENQQNHFRVGLSVSKKLGNAVTRNQIKRRIRHIIQNAKGSLVDHVDFVVIARKGVETLEYAEMEKNLLHVLKLSKIYQEGNGSEKETTVD; translated from the coding sequence TTGAAGAAAAACTTTCGTGTAAAAAGAGAGAAAGATTTTAAGGCAATTTTCAAGGAAGGGACAAGTTTTGCCAATCGAAAATTTGTTGTCTACCAATTGGAAAACCAGCAAAACCATTTTCGAGTAGGACTGTCCGTTAGTAAAAAACTGGGGAATGCAGTTACCAGAAATCAAATTAAGAGACGAATCCGACATATCATACAAAATGCAAAGGGGAGTCTGGTAGATCATGTCGATTTTGTTGTGATTGCTCGAAAAGGGGTGGAAACCTTGGAATATGCAGAGATGGAGAAAAATCTACTCCACGTATTAAAGTTATCAAAGATATACCAGGAAGGAAATGGGAGTGAAAAAGAAACTACAGTTGACTAG
- a CDS encoding YidC/Oxa1 family membrane protein insertase — translation MKKKLQLTSLLGLSLFIMTACATNGTASDITADSTDLWSKFVYFFAEIIRFLSFDISIGVGIILFTILIRTILLPVFQTQMVASRKMQEAQPRIKALQEQYPGRDMESRTKLDQEMRKVYKELGVKHSSSIWPILIQMPVLLALFQALSRVEFLKTGHFLWVNLGGVDTSFILPILAAVFTFLSSWLSNKALPERSGAMTGMMYGMPVLIFIFAISAPSGVALYWAVSNAYQVLQTYFLNNPFKIIAEREAVVQAERDLEGKKRRALKKAQKKKK, via the coding sequence GTGAAAAAGAAACTACAGTTGACTAGTTTGTTGGGTCTGTCCTTGTTTATCATGACGGCCTGTGCAACAAATGGTACAGCTAGCGATATAACGGCAGATTCGACAGATCTTTGGAGCAAATTTGTCTACTTTTTTGCTGAAATTATCCGCTTTTTGTCCTTTGACATTAGTATCGGAGTGGGGATTATCCTCTTTACAATCCTGATTCGTACGATTCTATTACCAGTCTTTCAGACTCAGATGGTTGCCTCTAGAAAAATGCAAGAGGCTCAACCACGCATCAAGGCTCTGCAAGAACAATATCCGGGTCGTGATATGGAAAGTAGAACCAAGCTAGACCAGGAGATGCGGAAGGTCTATAAAGAATTGGGAGTCAAACATTCGTCCTCTATTTGGCCGATTCTAATACAAATGCCGGTCCTCTTGGCTTTGTTCCAAGCCTTGAGTCGAGTGGAATTTTTAAAAACAGGGCACTTCTTATGGGTGAACCTAGGGGGAGTAGACACAAGCTTTATCCTTCCGATTTTGGCGGCAGTCTTTACCTTCTTGAGCAGTTGGTTATCAAATAAGGCCTTGCCTGAAAGAAGTGGAGCTATGACAGGGATGATGTACGGGATGCCGGTACTGATCTTTATCTTTGCCATCTCTGCACCTAGTGGAGTTGCCTTGTACTGGGCTGTATCCAATGCTTATCAAGTTTTGCAAACCTATTTCTTGAACAATCCTTTCAAGATTATTGCTGAAAGAGAAGCAGTAGTCCAAGCAGAAAGAGATTTAGAAGGCAAGAAGAGAAGAGCCTTGAAGAAAGCACAGAAAAAGAAAAAATAA
- the jag gene encoding RNA-binding cell elongation regulator Jag/EloR: MVLFTGSTVEEAIQKGLKELNISRMKAHIKVVSKEKKGFLGLFGKKPAQVDIEAISETTVIKANQQAVKGVPKEVNEKNEPVKTVSEATVDLGYVVEAIKKIEEEGQGVSEEVKAEILKNEKHASTILEETGHISILNELQVEDATEEVKPAPEKEAETQEVASQSLEDLGLKVEPSYDTEQVATEVANYVQTIVDDMDVEGTISSDYNRRTINLQIDTNEPGRIIGYHGKVLKALQLLAQNYLYNRYSRTFYITINVNDYVEHRAEVLQTYAQKLATRVLEEGRSQQTDPMSNSERKIIHRIISRMDGVTSYSEGDEPNRYVVVDAE, translated from the coding sequence ATGGTATTATTTACAGGTTCAACGGTTGAAGAAGCAATCCAAAAAGGGTTGAAAGAATTAAATATTTCAAGAATGAAGGCCCACATCAAGGTCGTTTCAAAAGAGAAAAAAGGTTTCTTGGGCTTGTTTGGTAAGAAGCCAGCTCAAGTTGATATCGAAGCAATCAGTGAAACAACAGTGATTAAAGCCAATCAACAGGCTGTCAAAGGTGTTCCAAAAGAAGTCAATGAAAAGAATGAGCCAGTGAAAACCGTCAGCGAAGCGACTGTTGATTTGGGATATGTGGTTGAAGCCATCAAGAAAATTGAAGAAGAAGGTCAAGGTGTCTCTGAAGAGGTCAAGGCTGAAATCCTGAAAAATGAAAAACATGCCAGCACGATTTTGGAAGAAACAGGTCATATTTCAATTTTAAATGAACTGCAAGTAGAAGATGCTACTGAGGAAGTTAAGCCTGCTCCAGAAAAAGAAGCTGAAACGCAAGAAGTAGCGAGCCAATCGTTGGAAGATTTGGGCTTAAAAGTAGAGCCAAGTTATGATACCGAACAAGTGGCAACAGAAGTAGCTAACTACGTTCAAACCATTGTGGATGATATGGATGTTGAAGGAACGATTTCGAGCGACTACAATCGTCGTACCATCAATCTTCAAATTGACACCAACGAACCAGGCCGTATTATCGGCTATCATGGAAAAGTCTTGAAGGCCCTTCAACTCTTGGCACAAAATTATCTTTACAATCGCTATTCAAGAACGTTCTACATTACGATTAATGTCAATGATTATGTTGAACACCGTGCAGAAGTCTTGCAAACCTACGCTCAAAAATTGGCGACTCGCGTTTTAGAGGAAGGGCGTAGTCAACAAACTGATCCAATGTCAAATAGCGAACGCAAGATAATCCATCGCATTATTTCACGCATGGATGGCGTGACGAGTTACTCTGAAGGTGACGAGCCAAATCGCTATGTTGTCGTAGATGCAGAATAA
- a CDS encoding ribonuclease P, translating into MLKAVREYLSFAGIQYRNPDKSGDEREKMLELRHKGQEARKAFTNLVKTFQASHPEWQLQQTSQWMNQAQRLRPHFWAYLQREGQVTEPMLALRLYGETSDFGISLEVSFIERKKDEQTLSKQAKILDIPPVEGIYYLAYTDGQSQKVEANEENRLLLREKVRNQEVRKVLVKADVSFIANQSVKAILEKLEDAYTRLLPYYEVTRG; encoded by the coding sequence ATGCTGAAAGCAGTTAGAGAATACCTATCATTTGCAGGAATCCAGTATCGTAATCCAGATAAGTCTGGAGATGAGCGAGAGAAGATGCTGGAATTACGCCACAAAGGGCAGGAGGCTCGTAAGGCTTTTACAAACCTGGTCAAGACCTTCCAAGCAAGTCATCCCGAATGGCAATTGCAACAGACTAGTCAGTGGATGAATCAAGCGCAGCGTTTGCGACCGCATTTCTGGGCCTATCTACAGAGAGAGGGGCAGGTAACAGAACCCATGTTAGCCTTGCGTTTGTATGGCGAAACCTCAGATTTTGGGATTTCCTTAGAAGTCAGTTTCATCGAGCGCAAGAAGGATGAGCAGACGCTGAGCAAACAAGCCAAGATTTTAGATATTCCACCAGTAGAAGGAATCTATTATCTAGCATATACCGATGGTCAAAGTCAAAAGGTAGAAGCTAATGAAGAAAACCGTCTGCTCTTACGCGAGAAGGTGCGCAATCAGGAAGTCCGTAAAGTTTTGGTTAAGGCAGATGTTTCCTTCATTGCAAATCAGTCAGTAAAAGCGATATTGGAGAAGCTAGAAGACGCTTATACTCGCTTGCTCCCGTACTATGAAGTGACGAGGGGATAG
- the tkt gene encoding transketolase: protein MSNLSVNAIRFLGIDAINKANSGHPGVVMGAAPMAYSLFTKQLRINPAQPNWINRDRFILSAGHGSMLLYALLHLSGFEDVSMDEVKNFRQWGSKTPGHPEFGHTAGVDATTGPLGQGISTATGFAQAERFLAAKYNREGFNIFDHYTYVICGDGDLMEGVSSEAASYAGLQKLDKLVVLYDSNDINLDGETKDSFTESVRDRYNAYGWHTALVEDGTDLEAIHAAIEAAKASGKPSLIEVKTVIGYGSPNKQGTNAVHGAPLGADETVATRQALGWDYEPFEIPEQVYADFKENVADRGASAYQAWTKLVADYKEAHPELAAEVEAIIDGRDPVEVTPADFPALENGFSQATRNSSQDALNVVAAKLPTFLGGSADLAHSNMTYIKTDGLQDDANRLNRNIQFGVREFAMGTILNGMALHGGLRVYGGTFFVFSDYVKAAVRLSALQGLPVTYVFTHDSIAVGEDGPTHEPVEHLAGLRAMPNLNVFRPADARETQAAWYLAVTSEKTPTALVLTRQNLTVEEGTDFGKVAKGAYVVYENAADFDTILIATGSEVNLAVAAAKELAGQGAKVRVVSMPSTDVFDAQDAAYKEEILPNAVRRRVAVEMGATQNWYKYVGLDGAVLGIDTFGASAPAPKVLAEYGFTVENLVKVVQNLK from the coding sequence ATGTCAAATCTATCTGTTAATGCAATTCGTTTCCTAGGAATTGACGCTATCAACAAAGCCAACTCAGGTCACCCAGGGGTGGTTATGGGGGCTGCTCCTATGGCCTATAGCCTCTTTACAAAGCAACTTCGTATCAATCCTGCACAACCAAACTGGATCAACCGTGATCGCTTTATCCTCTCAGCAGGTCACGGTTCTATGCTTCTCTATGCCCTTCTTCACCTTTCTGGTTTTGAAGATGTTAGCATGGATGAGGTCAAGAACTTCCGTCAATGGGGTTCCAAAACACCAGGTCACCCAGAATTTGGCCATACTGCAGGGGTTGATGCTACAACTGGTCCTCTAGGACAAGGGATTTCGACTGCCACTGGTTTTGCCCAAGCAGAACGATTCCTTGCAGCGAAGTATAACCGCGAGGGCTTCAATATCTTTGACCACTATACTTATGTGATCTGTGGTGACGGAGATTTGATGGAAGGTGTTTCAAGCGAGGCAGCTTCATACGCAGGTTTGCAAAAACTCGACAAGTTGGTTGTTCTTTATGATTCAAATGACATTAACTTGGATGGTGAAACAAAGGATTCCTTTACTGAAAGTGTTCGTGACCGCTACAATGCCTACGGTTGGCATACAGCCTTGGTTGAAGATGGAACAGACTTGGAAGCAATCCATGCTGCTATCGAAGCAGCTAAAGCTTCAGGAAAACCATCTTTGATTGAAGTGAAGACTGTTATTGGATACGGTTCTCCAAATAAACAAGGAACGAATGCGGTACACGGTGCTCCTCTTGGAGCAGATGAAACTGTGGCTACTCGCCAAGCTCTCGGTTGGGACTATGAACCATTTGAAATCCCAGAGCAAGTTTACGCTGATTTCAAAGAAAATGTTGCAGATCGTGGCGCATCAGCTTATCAAGCTTGGACAAAACTAGTTGCTGATTATAAAGAAGCTCATCCCGAACTGGCTGCAGAAGTCGAAGCCATCATCGACGGACGCGACCCAGTTGAGGTAACTCCAGCAGACTTCCCAGCCTTAGAAAACGGCTTCTCTCAAGCAACTCGTAATTCAAGCCAAGATGCTTTGAATGTTGTAGCTGCCAAGTTACCAACTTTCTTAGGTGGATCCGCTGACCTCGCTCACTCAAACATGACTTATATCAAGACTGACGGACTTCAAGATGATGCCAATCGCTTGAACCGCAACATTCAGTTTGGTGTTCGTGAATTTGCAATGGGAACGATTTTGAACGGGATGGCCCTTCATGGTGGACTTCGTGTATACGGTGGTACTTTCTTTGTCTTCTCTGACTATGTGAAAGCAGCTGTCCGTTTGTCAGCATTGCAAGGACTTCCTGTGACTTATGTCTTCACCCATGACTCTATTGCGGTTGGTGAAGATGGTCCAACTCATGAACCAGTTGAACACCTAGCAGGTCTTCGTGCTATGCCAAATCTCAATGTTTTCCGCCCAGCAGATGCGCGTGAAACTCAAGCAGCTTGGTACCTTGCAGTGACAAGCGAAAAGACACCAACTGCCCTTGTCTTGACACGTCAAAACTTGACTGTTGAAGAGGGAACAGACTTTGGCAAGGTTGCTAAAGGTGCCTATGTTGTCTATGAAAATGCAGCTGACTTTGACACTATCTTGATTGCAACAGGTTCTGAGGTAAATCTCGCTGTCGCAGCTGCCAAAGAATTGGCTGGTCAAGGTGCAAAAGTCCGCGTAGTCAGCATGCCATCTACAGATGTCTTTGACGCACAAGACGCAGCTTATAAAGAAGAAATCCTTCCAAATGCAGTTCGTCGTCGCGTTGCAGTCGAAATGGGAGCAACCCAAAACTGGTACAAATATGTTGGTCTTGATGGAGCAGTTCTCGGTATTGATACCTTTGGAGCATCTGCCCCAGCACCAAAAGTATTGGCAGAGTATGGATTTACAGTTGAGAATCTAGTCAAAGTCGTTCAAAACTTGAAATAA
- the yajC gene encoding preprotein translocase subunit YajC — translation MSPNLTFVIMLVGMFALMFFMQRSQKKQAQKRMESLNKLQKGYEVITIGGLYGTVDEVDTEKRTIVLDVDGVYLTFELAAIKTVLPLKEAVTPEGAVIDESGAIEE, via the coding sequence ATTAGTCCAAATTTAACATTTGTGATCATGCTTGTAGGTATGTTTGCCTTGATGTTCTTTATGCAACGTTCTCAAAAGAAACAAGCACAAAAGCGTATGGAAAGCTTGAACAAGCTTCAAAAAGGCTATGAAGTGATCACAATCGGTGGACTCTACGGAACAGTGGATGAAGTAGATACTGAGAAACGAACAATCGTACTGGACGTAGATGGTGTTTATTTGACTTTTGAATTAGCTGCTATCAAGACAGTGTTGCCCCTCAAAGAAGCTGTGACACCAGAAGGAGCAGTTATCGACGAAAGTGGAGCAATCGAAGAATAA
- a CDS encoding low molecular weight protein-tyrosine-phosphatase, whose product MKKIVFVCLGNICRSPMAEFVMKSMTSDYQVESRATSSWEHGNPIHKGTQGIFQQYQIPYDKDKTSLQIGREDFESFDYIIGMDASNVADLRQMCPQEQEHKIYAFASESVPDPWYTGDFEETYARITSGCQSWLDRLENENDNGKV is encoded by the coding sequence ATGAAAAAAATAGTATTTGTGTGCTTAGGAAATATCTGTCGCAGTCCTATGGCAGAGTTTGTGATGAAGTCCATGACGAGTGATTATCAAGTTGAGAGTCGTGCAACTTCGTCTTGGGAACATGGCAATCCGATTCATAAGGGAACGCAAGGGATTTTCCAGCAGTATCAGATTCCTTATGACAAAGACAAAACATCGCTTCAGATTGGCAGAGAAGACTTTGAGTCGTTTGATTATATTATCGGTATGGATGCTTCAAACGTTGCAGATTTGCGTCAAATGTGTCCTCAGGAACAAGAGCACAAGATTTATGCTTTTGCATCTGAAAGTGTTCCAGATCCATGGTACACAGGAGATTTTGAGGAAACCTATGCACGCATCACAAGTGGATGCCAAAGCTGGTTAGACCGTTTAGAAAATGAGAATGACAATGGAAAAGTTTAA